A genome region from Eretmochelys imbricata isolate rEreImb1 chromosome 8, rEreImb1.hap1, whole genome shotgun sequence includes the following:
- the TADA1 gene encoding transcriptional adapter 1 isoform X1 yields the protein MLWLPRRAARKGGQAPEGAMATYVSELEVAKKNLSEALGENVKQYWANLKLWFKQKISKEEFDLEARRLLTQDNVHSHNDFLLAILTRCQILVSAPEGPGPLPWTGGSAAKPGKPKGKKKFSSVRQKFDHRFQPQNPLSGAQQFVAKDPQEDDDLKLCSHTMMLPTRGQLEGRMIVTAYEHGLDNVTEEAVTAIVYAVQNHLKDILASVVSRRKAYRLRDGHFKYAFGSNVNPQPYLKNSVVAYNNLIECPPTCVAPSAGQNLASHPAPDDAEQQAALLLACSGNTLPATLPPVNMYDLFEALQVHREVVPAHTVYALNIERIIMKLWHPNHEELQQDKIHRQRLAAKEGLLLC from the exons ATGCTGTGGTTGCCGCGTAGAGCGGCGCGGAAGGGCGGCCAGGCGCCGGAGGGAGCCATGGCGACGTACGTGAGCGAGCTGGAGGTGGCCAAGAAGAACCTGAGCGAGGCGCTAGGCGAGAACGTGAAGCA ATACTGGGCAAACTTGAAACTTTGGTTCAAACAAAAGATCAGTAAAGAAGAGTTTGATCTGGAAGCTCGTAGACTCCTCACCCAAGATAACG TCCATTCTCACAATGATTTCCTCCTGGCTATTCTCACCCGATGCCAAATCCTGGTTTCTGCACCAG AGGGTCCTGGGCCTCTGCCGTGGACGGGTGGCTCTGCAGCTAAACCTGGAAAAcccaaaggaaagaaaaagttttCTTCTGTTCGGCAGAAGTTTGAT CACCGATTCCAGCCTCAGAATCCATTGTCTGGAGCCCAGCAGTTTGTGGCAAAGGATCCTCAAGAAGATGATGATTTGAAGCTGTGTTCCCATACAATGATGCTTCCCACGCGGGGCCAGCTAGAAGGAAGGATGATAGTGACTGCATATGAGCACGGGCTGGACAATGTCACCGAAGAGGCAGTGACGGCTATTGTCTATGCTGTGCAG AATCACCTTAAGGATATTCTGGCATCTGTAGTATCCAGGAGGAAAGCCTATCGCCTGAGAGATGGTCATTTCAAATACGCCTTCGGAAGCAATGTTAATCCACAGCCTTACCTGAAAAACAGTGTTGTTGCCTATAATAATCTAATTGAATG TCCTCCTACCTGTGTGGCACCTTCCGCAGGTCAGAATCTAGCCTCCCATCCCGCTCCTGACGATGCTGAGCAGCAGGCGGCTCTCCTCTTAGCATGTTCTGGGAATACTTTACCAGCTACTCTCCCTCCTGTGAACATGTACGACCTTTTTGAGGCATTACAG GTGCACAGAGAGGTTGTTCCAGCACACACCGTCTACGCGCTAAACATTGAGAGAATCATCATGAAACTTTGGCATCCAAACCATGAGGAGCTGCAGCAAGACAAAATCCATCGCCAGCGCTTGGCAGCAAAGGAAGGGCTGCTGCTGTGCTAA
- the TADA1 gene encoding transcriptional adapter 1 isoform X2, whose protein sequence is MLWLPRRAARKGGQAPEGAMATYVSELEVAKKNLSEALGENVKQYWANLKLWFKQKISKEEFDLEARRLLTQDNVHSHNDFLLAILTRCQILVSAPEGPGPLPWTGGSAAKPGKPKGKKKFSSVRQKFDHRFQPQNPLSGAQQFVAKDPQEDDDLKLCSHTMMLPTRGQLEGRMIVTAYEHGLDNVTEEAVTAIVYAVQNHLKDILASVVSRRKAYRLRDGHFKYAFGSNVNPQPYLKNSVVAYNNLIECPPTCVAPSAGQNLASHPAPDDAEQQAALLLACSGNTLPATLPPVNMYDLFEALQAVSLFSS, encoded by the exons ATGCTGTGGTTGCCGCGTAGAGCGGCGCGGAAGGGCGGCCAGGCGCCGGAGGGAGCCATGGCGACGTACGTGAGCGAGCTGGAGGTGGCCAAGAAGAACCTGAGCGAGGCGCTAGGCGAGAACGTGAAGCA ATACTGGGCAAACTTGAAACTTTGGTTCAAACAAAAGATCAGTAAAGAAGAGTTTGATCTGGAAGCTCGTAGACTCCTCACCCAAGATAACG TCCATTCTCACAATGATTTCCTCCTGGCTATTCTCACCCGATGCCAAATCCTGGTTTCTGCACCAG AGGGTCCTGGGCCTCTGCCGTGGACGGGTGGCTCTGCAGCTAAACCTGGAAAAcccaaaggaaagaaaaagttttCTTCTGTTCGGCAGAAGTTTGAT CACCGATTCCAGCCTCAGAATCCATTGTCTGGAGCCCAGCAGTTTGTGGCAAAGGATCCTCAAGAAGATGATGATTTGAAGCTGTGTTCCCATACAATGATGCTTCCCACGCGGGGCCAGCTAGAAGGAAGGATGATAGTGACTGCATATGAGCACGGGCTGGACAATGTCACCGAAGAGGCAGTGACGGCTATTGTCTATGCTGTGCAG AATCACCTTAAGGATATTCTGGCATCTGTAGTATCCAGGAGGAAAGCCTATCGCCTGAGAGATGGTCATTTCAAATACGCCTTCGGAAGCAATGTTAATCCACAGCCTTACCTGAAAAACAGTGTTGTTGCCTATAATAATCTAATTGAATG TCCTCCTACCTGTGTGGCACCTTCCGCAGGTCAGAATCTAGCCTCCCATCCCGCTCCTGACGATGCTGAGCAGCAGGCGGCTCTCCTCTTAGCATGTTCTGGGAATACTTTACCAGCTACTCTCCCTCCTGTGAACATGTACGACCTTTTTGAGGCATTACAG GCtgtttccttgttttcttcttaa